In Biomphalaria glabrata chromosome 8, xgBioGlab47.1, whole genome shotgun sequence, the genomic window TACACACATTCATGTCATAGAATAAAAGTTCCCTTCTCAGACATTGCGATTTattgggcagataatgtaaaggccatctgtttatgtggcacactgttaacgagggtgttatgtagcTAGCacatcacagtcttcaccaggagtcGAAACCGGGACCCTGGTTGAGAAGccaagccaccgcgcctccttgtcataaaatatcaagaaaataaaaagtaggcTAAGAGCAAAGCTAACTCAATACTGTAATAGCCCAATCCACCCGTGCTTTTCAAAGCAAAGTTCATAGGAAATGAAATTTCTTTTTAGACCATAAATCTAATGGCTAcatcaaaacacacacacacactctctctctctctctctctctctctccctctctctcagaTTTACTAAGCTCTCAACGCAGATTACTAAGCTCAAAAACGCAGATTTACTAGGATCCGAAAACTAACTCTTTTATGATTATGATGTGTCTGAACAGTGTGAAAGAAGGCGTCTAACAAGAAAAACGTGGGAGGTGTGTTGCTATTTCAAAATTAGAAATCTTCTCCCTGGGAACTTGAGGAGAAAACAACATTGAGTAAAACTAGGTTAATATTTCATTGGCATGTTTGCACGGACACATTTAGCACATATGTCAACTTTGCCTGTAAGGtgggaccaaaaaaaaaactagaccaGATAACCTACATCGAAGTAGTTTTTctgctatttttatatattgttaatTCTCTGGTTATCCAGTAATTTTTTATCCAATCATTGGGAAAgcacttttttatttcatttacaaattAATAGGAATAAATTCTGTAGTGTATagttttacactataaaatgtTAGCTGTAGTGTATAGCTTTACAGAATAAATGTTTGCTGTTATGTATGGTTTTACAGTATACAATGTTAGTTGTAGTGTATAGTTttacattcacggctgggaagcacttcTCATgtcgtgaagctgtgagtctcgaaGTCTCAAGATTCGAAGCAAGGAGAGTGGCTTGGTCgaacagtcatcttcgagtccatatgaaatgagaaatgtgttcatcttcgatcacgaaggaggagctatctATAAGTTTTACAGTATACAATGTTAGTTGTAGTTTGTAGCTTTGCAGtataaaatgttttctgttGTATATGATTTTACAGTATACAATGTTAGCTGTAGTGTATAGATTTACAGTATACAAATATTTGCTGTGGTGTATAGCTTTACAGTATGAAGTGCATTTGGTAGTGAATGGTTTACTTTAAGCAGTGCATTGCGAGAAGATGAAAATACCTAAGAAaacttatttaaattattctatgAATAAAAATTGCTATTAAAACAAAGttttcataaaataataataggttacaaagatagtttgtttagaaacacaaaatcacaatcgctttccccccccccttcccccaagtattctattcagtcaggcaggtaaaaaggcaacTTTTTAGCAAGAATATCAGAAGATATGAACCAAAAACTATCACCAACCCCAACCCTATCTCCGACAATACAAAAAGACGTACGTGTACGTATGGATAGTTTTGCCGATACTATTCTATTTGTTAGGCCGACTGACGACATGATTCCATATAATACGGAGATACGAGCATATATTaatcttattatttttacattcattttacATATTGAATGACATGGCGATTGAGAAGATATGGATCAATGTGAATGTGGCTTATCTTATGTTATGGAATGATTGTCCAATTTTCTTaagggccaatctctcattcaaggcCTCAAAGAAGAAACTTTTCCCTTTGGTTATATTCGACTTTTATACATACTAAATACATcctttcacttttaaaataataaaagtaaacatttattaaaaaaagtaagtaGCTTATATAACAGAACACACCaaaatttgtaatataaaatagtgcatttttatgaaaaaaataatgcttgcatatttacttttcaaaaaataaatgattcactTTCAGAAATGAACAAAAGTTGCCGTTGCATCAAAACGTTAGAAAGCTTTAAAATGTcataatgtcggattttcaatctCGTTTCTAGTTTCTGTGATCTAAATAGAAATGACTTACGGAAGGGAGGGCGGACAGAcacaccacacaaaactaatagcggctttccCCTTTCGGGTGCAGCTAAAAACGAAACTGTCCATGTAGTGACGTCCTGGAACGAACAGGCTAGATACGAGAGTGAGGAAATGTCAGAATAAGCTAATTTTAAAAGGATCATCGTTCGGTGCACATTTTTACAGATCAATGAATGTATGTAGGCTAACCAGTTCTTTTTATTATACTATAACAATGAAGATTTAACCAGTGATAGATTTTATTGGGAGAAATTTATTTTGGGACGGGATGATTGACCTGTTTTGGGGCAACCATAATGTTATTGTACCCAATACAAGCGGCAGAAAGTGATAAAACATGGAGTGTTCtacatattattaaaaaacaataataagtaCCTTGGAATCTTTGTGCTGctatcattatatgttacatgtcaTGTTTACTATTAATTTGTTTCAGCGCTTAAAggtgagataatggcgtaagatttaatgtaaaaacacatttcggacACTCGTTTGGGGAAATCCTCAAGTGGGGTCCCGGGGaggagattttcaaatttggatcCCCTACCCCCACTATAGTTATTCACTGCATGCAACGCAGCGAAGTTTGGGAGTGGCAGATAGCTCGTCTGACTGCCCTTTGTCTAGAAAGAACCCCGTTTTTAATCCCCTATGTCGTCTTTGGGAGATTGCCAACTTTAATATATTTCGAGTTTAATTGAAAACCTTTTTTCTTCAGGTCTCGTCATCTCTAttgcaaactatggtggtgaactttgtcaaaagcgttggaaaaatctaataagatagcatctatatttgctcactattatctaaaccctttgaaaaatcatcaattagtcctattagttgtgtttcacatgatctatatttcctaaagacatgttggtatggagtaaggacattatgtttgtctaggTGGTTTATTATGtttctacatattatgtgttctaggattttacatgcgGTActggttagtgatactggtctgtagtttcctggctcagatttttctccttttttaaatagggggtaACATTAGCtactttccagtcccttggtactctgccctggttaaatGAAGCTTGAGAAAGTAATTtaaacactggtgctagcttttttgagtaatctagctgaaataccatcaggtccagatgctttatttagtttaatgtttgctaatagtttttggatccccttttcttgtacttctatatctcctttatTGTCTACTTAAGTAATATCTTTAGTCAATTACAACACAatagaaactttaaaaacatgtttttatttataaatcgcTAAAATGTCCTCAATGGAcactaaaatttatttttttcatagctTATATTTATTCAATCTGTCTGATTGTCTGTCTGCTAAAAAGtatatacacgttatttctcccacattcattcttggatcaagctgaaacttcgcaaaATTATTaactgacatagacaagacatgaataaataaaaaaaggtaaCAAATTGGAGAATTAATGACTGGTATAGTGatcatttataattttgttttaaaagcatCAAGGGAAAcctcagtattcacagatatggttaaatttgttgggtttagactccttaaatatttgttaaagctatttctccctcacgcattctccgatcaagctgatactttaaaaaaatttttttgtacctaacaaaacatgaatcaataaacaaaaatacgcAATTAGTCCTTTAATttttggtatttaattattttgttttatgtcgAATAggggaaataacatgtacatcattggtagatatagttttaaggacggagctCTTCCCCATTtaagtaagctttttttttttttttttaaagtttttttttaaatatttgtcttGTTTATTTCTCCACAACGAATCTCAACCTTAGCCACGCTAAGACGAAAATTACTATATTAGctcatgtaataataataattattattgttatatttcaGATCACTAAAATATGTTTGCTCAGATTTTATTACTGCAGTTTGGTACAACACTCCACCACCTTCTTGTGCAAGACGTCTCTTTGACGTACCATGTTTGTCCTGCTTAGCCAGAAGAAGCGTTTGCGTAGCTATAGCAGCTTTTCTTCTGACGTACTTTTTAATCATGGACATTTTACTGTTCAAACGTTTCGCTCAAATCCAGCTTTCTCAAGATTCCTCGGTAGGTCGAGAAGACGAGGTTTACTCTCCATTAACACATTTTTCGGTCAAAGGGCTCCTCAACGACCACCCTAGCCAGTTCATCGTCGTGCCCAGCACGGAGTACGTCGACTCCATCCTGGGCTTTAGCAACAGATTTATCACGCCCGACGTCATCTCCTACAGCCATCTTCTGTGCGGGTTTATCGCCGGGAAGTTCTTAGCCTCGAACCACCTGCTGGACAGGCGGATAGGTGTAATGTTGTATGAGTTTCGTACGTGGCTGGACTCCCTGGATGGCACGGTGTATCGAGCACAGGCAGGGTTGAGGCTCAAGTACCACTCCAACCACTCTTCATCTGGGTACTTTATCGACTCCATCTTTGACACCTTCGGCGGATTCTTTCTCTGCTTAGGCATATTCTACTACCTCAAGAAAAGATTTGGGGTTGGTCATGGCGAACTGCAAGCCAACGGGTATAAACTTCACTCCAATATCCCCGATGCGGTGGTGACACTGGACAATGATCGTACCACGACGGAAAGCTACAGTGAGCGATATTTGCTGTGGAAAACGTTCTTGTTCGGATTAAGCCTGGCAGTCGCTGGCAAATGTTGGGATTTAGCTGTGGACGATTTCACAAACGTTTACGAATATCAGTTTAAGAAAGAATCGTCATTTTCGGTAAGACCTTAACACCTGAATGCTTGAAATAGTTTAAACTTAACTTATCTACTCTTACATCTGGGTACGGGTTGGATCCCTCCATCTGTCCATCATTGGGCTATATTGATAAAAATTCCTTAAAGTGTTCTTTATCTTTAAATTACTTTGTCTTTTAGGCATATctttttgtctgtttgtttgttttcgaatagtataatcattttcttttaatttgaaAGGGCAAGCTAGTGTTTtaccttttatttaaaaatagaaataaatgccGTCCTAGTGTTAATTTCAAAGAAATGGAGTTCAGGTCAGAGTTGGGCTACATTCAAGAATAGACATAGTTTGAAGGTAGGTTGCTATTTGTAGGTAACAATAAGCTAGCTAACTGTATTAAGGTACCAGTTAGAATGAGGTATCCTACCAAACTTATTTAGGCTACTTTTAACTCTCGAAGTAATGTTTCATATGGTTTCATTGCGTATGTTTTTTTAACaccgctatataaattattattattaatattattattgttattattatcattaaggTAGCAATTAGTATTAGAtaaagacaggcgcagaagacgaaaagaaaaaaaaaacagaccgccggcggacaacggctttgtctgcatgagaaGAGGAAAAATATAGAGattaggtcgcaactgggtttgtgtagtcatgtgaagcATAGCACTCGCCCTTAAACTTCTAAATGgaagacattgtcattattgAAGTATTAGATTATCAATTAGAATTAGTCTACTAGATGAAAGAATTATGTCAACTGTATTGAGTTTCCCATCTTCAAACTGCCTAGGGTTCGATAattttattggagattttcctCTATATCAGaaaaactatataataataataataataattacaatgtgcaggctgactggatcgaggaaatccaaactaaaaacaacctaataccagaaatgcctgatgaggatttcacagctgaggaagtctTAGCAGCTATAtcaaaaacccacaactggactgctcctggaccggacaatatacacaacttttggctgaaaaaaacttacagccgtacatgcaccactaacatcaagttttaacgagctaatatcagaaccgtcttcaatgctgttagaactcactgaagggagaacatctctcctccccaaaaaaggggatccgaaccaaccatcaaactatcgccctatcacttgtctgtcagtggtgtataaactattaacttcacttttaaaaagtaaaatgtataaattttgttctgcccataatCTACTAGCAgaggaacaacaaggttgcattgaagagtcgatgggctgtaaagtacagctaactgtagatggtattatattgcatcaagctaatagaagaaagagaaatttacacatgtgttacatcgactacaaaaaagctttcgattcagttccgcatgattggctattaaaaaccttggatattcatagaatcaacccaagaataaaacaactattgaaagtctgtatgaataattggaagataaacctgcaccttaatcgtgataaactaggttctgtgcacataagaagaggtatataccagggtgactcactatctccactctggttctgcctagcgattaatcctctatctacattcctccaagactctacaaacggttttagggttgatactaaatgtacaaaatgtgtgtcccacgtattatacatggatgatctaaagctatatgcagaaaccgagcaaaaattacacaccttaatcaaaacggtaaaatgctttagtgacgatatctgtatgtcttttggcctggataagtgtggcatcataagcattaaaaagggcaaggcaacgaacaccaacattgaatttgaaggcatcgaggaattgaactccgcctctatttataaatatcttggaataaaccagaatgtcaagataaaccataagaaattaaaagaggactttcttggcaaatataggcaaagagttaataaaatcctcaacaccaaactgtctggcagtaatctcatcactgcaataaacagctgggccgtcccagtgctcctttacacgttcggtgtgatcaaatggactgacaccgatctacatgacattgacagactcactagaaaattactaaccaagtttcgatgcctacaccccaagtcctccaccataaggttatacctgcccaggaaggatgggggtcgtggattgcagaacatcttcaaattgtgtaagatgcaagttttaaaaatacgatcaaaactgctcgcctccagcaacaaattagtttccttcctacggaaatacgactccgatgcaacccctctgaacctacacaatgctgatgtcaatgtcggtttggacgacgtagggcatgagattcgccaatgggaggaaaaaacactccacagaaaatttccggcttcattacatggggacaacatcgacaaggctgcttccttaacatggctcaaagcaggtcatctctaccctgaaacagaaggctttgttacagcaatacaggacagagtaatcaggacaaaaaattacgagaagcatatcctgaaactcaatgttgtcgacaaatgccgaaaatgtggaaatgtgggcgagtcgattgaacacattatggcaggatgtccagccctatcagaatcagcctacctgggtcgccataaccaagttgcaaagttaatacaccaacacctggctttgacgtacaaattgatcggtaaggacactcccccttattataaatactctccgcaagaggttctcgagtctactgaacatctgctgtactgggataggcctattctgaccgacaaaacggtagatttcaatcacccggatctgctgttcatcgataaaaaagaaaaaaccgctaccattatcgatatcgccgtaccactgtctcataatttaagaaaaactgagatagaaaaacaaagaaaatatgggaacctaggcttggagattaagcgtctatggaaattgtccaaaataacaatataccccattgttatatcaaccgaggggataataacaactgacctcacagacaccttcaaggcccttaacattcctaggaacatcttcgttgcctgtcagagggcggtactgctgcagacctgccacatcaccagaaaattcctcagtggaaactgttaaagggactacgatgaatgttgtttctctttagcgaaactcgaccctggcagcgccagagaatgactactcgttcatttctaacataataataataataataataataataataatatttattatccataaggaaatttgtcatAAAAGTtctgcattacaccaaacaaaacatgtagaaaaccaaaatatacatttacaccAGACTCTATtataatttacatgcgaaaagtttatatctgATTGTGTATATATGTAACGATATTGGTAGCCTACTAgggaaacaaaagagttttcatgtctgtttgtctttgctatcggtgtcttgtatctcttttgtgatggtaacatcacaaaatcctgacctaaagggtgattttttaatttctagaatctttttataGCTAGGTTTTTTGGTGCATACGGCGAATGAAATAATAAGAGTGTTGATAAGCTAcgtttgtatttttcagtttaGCGTTAGGTCTGTGCTAACGTATGAAATAAAGCGTTCCTTTGCAAATATATCAAACGAAAAAGGCTAATATTAACTGTGCTGATTCAGTGATAAGGAACGTTTTATTGTTGAAATGAGTTTGCAATATTTCAAAGCAAGCAGATGCGTAATCTAATAATTACAACATTGGATAAACACAATGGATCTCTCAACGTTGTTgttcaaatctttattttttttaactcttccTGTTTGCATAGCTTTACATAACTTATATCAgctctgtcaggtaaaaagtttgtacacgttatttctcccgtaACCAATCTCTGAccagctgaaattttgcacaattatttcttttacctcacaacacaataatcagttgtttttttttttaattaaccaaTAAGTTTATTAATTATCGGTAATTAATTCAAGAcgttcacttaaaaaaaaatacatttaaaaaacgatcccccagataccccgttctttctacCCCacccttttccaactggtccagacaagtgataaggatcatagcgtattgagaaagttaaaagcaagAAATTGcgctcaacaaaaacaattggtacaaatatttctaatcgcacagatttattattggtggtctagacctattacaaatttaattacgtgacctatccaaactaattaataattgtatttttttttgttacagtaTTTTTCTTGTCCCATTGTTGTCATTGATCCATGAAGTGAAATCTTTCAGTTATGCCTATATTtcttgaattttttgttttttgaacgacagtcgtttttttttcttgagaccCATGCCAAACTTGATCTTAAAATAGATCTTTTCCCATAAATGTGCTATATGTTTCAAAGCCATTTTGAAAGTTATTTCTTTTCCTCATGACGCGGCTTGAATTCTCATAGGTTTATTGTATTAATGAATCCCACCGTCGGTAAGAAAACAAtcaatgtttgaaatattttattcgGGAGAGAGGGGTTAAACCTCAAAACCCCATCGCTACTCTCATGGACATTAATAACTGTAGTTTTAATTGAAGGTAGAGGGGTTCAAATTTCTCCCTTCCTTGGCTTTGCCCATGGGCTAGCATATAATGATTAGATACAATCGTATTAATGACCTTAACATATGCACGCATTTAAGTTGTTGTTTATTCCGTACACACTTTATTTTCATTGCAGACGATGCAAACAGAGTATAGTCATTCGCACGTGACTTTAGTGATATTTTACTTATGGAGGCTGTGTGGAGGGCAGTCAGTATTGAATTACGTACTTATAGCTATCTTTTTGGATAAAACATGGGTGAGTAATAACCTTTGAACTTTTAGAAGGCAACCTGTGGTGTATGTGTGAACGTTAGAGTATAGGTGTGAAGACTAGAGAGAATAGAGCGGGATCATAGCTCAGTGTTTATTTTATCATGTAGGCAGACAAGGAGAGAGTCACAGCTGTTATTATTAGACATTTTGATTATATTAATTTCCCAAATTAGTATTCATTGAAATATTAGTTAATATCGAAAATTAGGTAATGCAAAGCGAATAGGTGAAACTGAAACTATGAAGTCGGTATAACATTATTTATGTTTCATTCCTTCAACCAGACACCTAGTTTAAGATTTATGAATAATGTATGAGTGTTGTTaagttttaatttcattaagtttgcatctacaataatattttaatatcctaCGATTTCTGACCATTAGCAAGAAAACAGctagaaaaaatgtgtacatataTTATTTGTTTCCAATTCTAATAACATACAAGACAAATTTTAACGGTTTCTGGCCATATTGTACATCACGGTCAAGCAGTCAACATTATCTAGAAATTGTATATAATTCATGATCATTTAGGTTAGCGGTTCTTACAAGTAATTTAACGGTTAggacagaggttctcaaactttttgacCCGGGAAATCCTTAAAATAGTCAAAACTTTCCACGGACCCCTAAGTGAAAAGGCTATATAAATGCATAGTATAGAAATtacaaatgaaaacaacaacaacaacaaaacaaaacattttgtt contains:
- the LOC106066432 gene encoding ceramide phosphoethanolamine synthase-like isoform X2, with protein sequence MFARTHLAHMSTLPVRSLKYVCSDFITAVWYNTPPPSCARRLFDVPCLSCLARRSVCVAIAAFLLTYFLIMDILLFKRFAQIQLSQDSSVGREDEVYSPLTHFSVKGLLNDHPSQFIVVPSTEYVDSILGFSNRFITPDVISYSHLLCGFIAGKFLASNHLLDRRIGVMLYEFRTWLDSLDGTVYRAQAGLRLKYHSNHSSSGYFIDSIFDTFGGFFLCLGIFYYLKKRFGVGHGELQANGYKLHSNIPDAVVTLDNDRTTTESYSERYLLWKTFLFGLSLAVAGKCWDLAVDDFTNVYEYQFKKESSFSTMQTEYSHSHVTLVIFYLWRLCGGQSVLNYVLIAIFLDKTWFLQYMPYVFLGASSLLYIATCIYLFQVSSALHL
- the LOC106066432 gene encoding ceramide phosphoethanolamine synthase-like isoform X1, coding for MFARTHLAHMSTLPVRSLKYVCSDFITAVWYNTPPPSCARRLFDVPCLSCLARRSVCVAIAAFLLTYFLIMDILLFKRFAQIQLSQDSSVGREDEVYSPLTHFSVKGLLNDHPSQFIVVPSTEYVDSILGFSNRFITPDVISYSHLLCGFIAGKFLASNHLLDRRIGVMLYEFRTWLDSLDGTVYRAQAGLRLKYHSNHSSSGYFIDSIFDTFGGFFLCLGIFYYLKKRFGVGHGELQANGYKLHSNIPDAVVTLDNDRTTTESYSERYLLWKTFLFGLSLAVAGKCWDLAVDDFTNVYEYQFKKESSFSTMQTEYSHSHVTLVIFYLWRLCGGQSVLNYVLIAIFLDKTWQFLQYMPYVFLGASSLLYIATCIYLFQVSSALHL
- the LOC106066432 gene encoding ceramide phosphoethanolamine synthase-like isoform X3, yielding MDRLRSLKYVCSDFITAVWYNTPPPSCARRLFDVPCLSCLARRSVCVAIAAFLLTYFLIMDILLFKRFAQIQLSQDSSVGREDEVYSPLTHFSVKGLLNDHPSQFIVVPSTEYVDSILGFSNRFITPDVISYSHLLCGFIAGKFLASNHLLDRRIGVMLYEFRTWLDSLDGTVYRAQAGLRLKYHSNHSSSGYFIDSIFDTFGGFFLCLGIFYYLKKRFGVGHGELQANGYKLHSNIPDAVVTLDNDRTTTESYSERYLLWKTFLFGLSLAVAGKCWDLAVDDFTNVYEYQFKKESSFSTMQTEYSHSHVTLVIFYLWRLCGGQSVLNYVLIAIFLDKTWQFLQYMPYVFLGASSLLYIATCIYLFQVSSALHL
- the LOC106066432 gene encoding ceramide phosphoethanolamine synthase-like isoform X4, encoding MLQRSLKYVCSDFITAVWYNTPPPSCARRLFDVPCLSCLARRSVCVAIAAFLLTYFLIMDILLFKRFAQIQLSQDSSVGREDEVYSPLTHFSVKGLLNDHPSQFIVVPSTEYVDSILGFSNRFITPDVISYSHLLCGFIAGKFLASNHLLDRRIGVMLYEFRTWLDSLDGTVYRAQAGLRLKYHSNHSSSGYFIDSIFDTFGGFFLCLGIFYYLKKRFGVGHGELQANGYKLHSNIPDAVVTLDNDRTTTESYSERYLLWKTFLFGLSLAVAGKCWDLAVDDFTNVYEYQFKKESSFSTMQTEYSHSHVTLVIFYLWRLCGGQSVLNYVLIAIFLDKTWQFLQYMPYVFLGASSLLYIATCIYLFQVSSALHL
- the LOC106066432 gene encoding ceramide phosphoethanolamine synthase-like isoform X5, which gives rise to MDILLFKRFAQIQLSQDSSVGREDEVYSPLTHFSVKGLLNDHPSQFIVVPSTEYVDSILGFSNRFITPDVISYSHLLCGFIAGKFLASNHLLDRRIGVMLYEFRTWLDSLDGTVYRAQAGLRLKYHSNHSSSGYFIDSIFDTFGGFFLCLGIFYYLKKRFGVGHGELQANGYKLHSNIPDAVVTLDNDRTTTESYSERYLLWKTFLFGLSLAVAGKCWDLAVDDFTNVYEYQFKKESSFSTMQTEYSHSHVTLVIFYLWRLCGGQSVLNYVLIAIFLDKTWQFLQYMPYVFLGASSLLYIATCIYLFQVSSALHL